The genomic DNA ATAGTTTGCCTGACGGATTTAATAAAATTGCTCATACCGAAAACACACTTCATGCAGCAATTTCAAATGATGTAAAGAAATTATTTGGCGTACAATTTCATCCTGAAGTTATTCATTCAGAATTTGGGATGACGGTAATTAAAAATTTTGTTTATAAAATTTCTTGCTGTGCGTCGGATTGGACAACCGAAACCTATTTAGAGGAAACTATTCCAAGGATAAGAGAGCAAGTTGGCAATAAAAAAGTTTTGCTTGCCTTGTCAGGAGGAGTTGATTCCTCAACTCTTGCTTTTCTACTGAATAAAGCAATTGGAAATCAGCTTACATGTATGTTTATAGACCAAGGTTTCATGAGAAAAGGTGAGCCAGAATTTTTAATGAGTTTTTTTGATAAAAAATTTCATATAAAAGTTGAATATATTAATGCAAGGGAAAGGTTTATTGCCAAATTAAAAGGTATTACTGATCCAGAACAAAAAAGAAAAATTATAGGTGAAGAATTTATTAGAGTATTTGAGGAAGAAAGCAGTAGATTGGGACCTTTTCAGTATTTAGCTCAAGGTACTCTATATCCTGATGTTATTGAAAGTGCTGGTACTAATATTGATCCTAAGACAGGTGAAAGAATAGCTGTAAAAATAAAGAGTCATCATAATGTGGGTGGATTGCCAAAAGATTTACAATTTAAATTAGTTGAACCATTAAGAAAACTTTTTAAGGATGAAGTCCGAAAAGTCGGTGCTGCTTTAGGTTTGCCGGATGAAATTATAAAAAGGCATCCATTCCCAGGACCAGGATTAGCTATAAGAATTTTAGGAGAGGTAAATAATGAAAAACTGGATTGTTTAAGAGATGCAGACTGGATAGTAAGAGATGAAATTAAAAAAGCAGGTCTTTACAATGATATTTGGCAAGCTTTTGCAGTATTGCTACCTGTTAAAACTGTAGGAGTGATGGGAGATAAAAGGACTTATTCATGGCCAATAGTTTTACGTTGCGTATCAAGCGAGGATGGTATGACAGCGGATTGGTCAAAAATTCCTTTTCAGATTTTGGAGAGGATTGCAAATAGAATCGTGAACGAAGTAGAGTCAGTTAACAGAGTTGTTTATGATATAACAAGCAAACCTCCTGGAACTATTGAGTGGGAATGAAGAATAGGTTATAAACCAAGTTATAGATTCAAAAAGTAGGTTTCCCTCAGGTTTCCCTCAGGTTTCCCGTAGAGTGAAAATCTTGTCTCTATAGAGAAATCGTAAAGTTTTAAATTTCTCTACACCTTAATAAATTTGCTTTTCTCTACATACTTTTTGAGTCTATCTGCCTTTTTATGATCCTCATCTGCACCTTTATTATCACCTAATTTACGCTTTACTCTTGCACGTAGATTAAAGGTATATTCATAAGGAAAAAAATAGTTGGAATCTATAACTCTATTTAAATCATCTAGAGCAGATTGAAAATTTCTAAGGTTAAAATTTAGTTTTCCTCTACTCACAAGAGATGAGATTGCTATTTGAGAATCTTTTTTTAAACTTATAACTTTGGAGTAAAAATCAATTGCTTCCTCATAATCACCCAATTCCATTTTTGCAATTGCCATTCCTTCATATACATCAACGTTAGTATCGTTTATTTGCAGAACTTTTTCATAAATATTCAAACACTCCTTAAGGGATTCTTCTGTATAACCACCTTTACTAAGTCTTCCTTTTTGCTTTAATTTCTCTGCAGAATCAATTAATAATTTTTCTTCTGGTGTTTCTTTTGAATGATTTAATGCCAATAGATTATCAATTTTTTTTGAGTTTTGATCAAACTCTTTTTTATCATTTAAATTTAATTTATTGCTTTCGAATAACTTGTAATAGGAAATATTCATGAAGGTATATGCATTGAACATGTTTGGATTTATTTTTACTGCTTTTTTAAAATCTTCTATTGCTTGTCTGTGATATCTAAGGTCATTTTTAACTAAACCTGATCCTATGAAAAAAGAATAAAGAGAACCTATTGAATTATTTTTTATTTCCATATTTAAATTTGTTCAGAATTTTAATGGTCTGAATATCTTGTATTAATTAATAATTAATCTGATGGATTTCTAATATGACACCTCAATATTTTTATGCACAAACTTTTAAAAAAACTTCATTTAGTAAGTAATGAAAAGATACCAAATCAAATATTTAATTTACTGTGATTGAGTAATTAATTTTTATTTTTTATTAAATAAATTCTTCCTAAAAAGAGGTTTCCCTCAGGTTTCCCTCGGACTAAATTTTTGTCTCTATAGAGAAATCATAGAGTTTTAAATTTCTCTACACCTTGTATTCCTAATTTTGATTAAGCAGCAAGATTCCTATATCTAGTAAATTGCGGTTCAAATAATAATTTGACTGTTCCTAATGGACCATTTCTATGTTTACAGGTAATGATTTCAGCAATGCCTCTATCTTCGGTTTCTGGGTTGTAATATTCGTCTCTATAAATCATGGTAATAATGTCTGAATACACTTCAAGAGGTTCAAAGTCTCTGATATCACTTAACATAGGTCTTTTATTTCTTCTTTTTTCTACATCCTTACTAAGTTGAGAAATAACAATAACAGGAACATTTAGTTCCTCTGCCATCCTTTTAAGACTCTTTGCTAATTTCAATAAATACTCTTCTCTATTTGATACATTTGATATGGGTAAGTAATCAAGTAGTTGGACATAATCAAGAATTACAAGTCCTAAACTCTTTTTTCTAGATTCCTCTTTAATTTTTTGGCAGATTGATTGCATTTCCTGAATGGAACTTATTGGTTTGTCAGTGATATGCAAAGGTAATTTACTTAGGGAATTAATGCCTTCATTCAGTAAGAACCATTCATCTTGTTGTAATCTGCCTGTTCTTAGTCGCCCAGATTCAATTCCTAATTCCATTGATAAAAGTCGATTAGATATTTGTTCCTTACTAATTTCCAAATGGAAAAGGCAAATTGGAAGATTTTGAGTTTTAGCAACATTTAATGCCATATTTAAAGATAATGATGTCTTCCCCATTGCAGGTCTTCCACCTAGAACAATTAATCCCCCTCTTGGAAGTCCTTGAGTCATAGCGTCATAATCATAAAAAGATACGGGGATTCCAGAGTCACAAGTATTACCTAGAGCACGATTTTCGATTTCTTCAAATTTAGTACTCAATATTTCACCAATTACTTTTGTTCGTTCATTAATACTTTCTTCATTCATTCTTATTTTTTTAGGGAAACTTATATAAGCGAATTATGGAGAAAATGCAAATTAAGTTTTTTAAAGAAATTTTTTTTACTTTTAAATAAATCTTGTATTACATAGATATCTTCTGTCATACGCTTAAGCAAAATCTTATGACTTACTTATCTCTCGGTACTATAGAGTGGGAGTAAGTTAAAAAATGTTTCTAAAAAATTTAAGACTTTTCTTTTATTTAAAAAATACTTTTAAATGAGATATTAATCGTAATGAGTGAGATTATTAAATTAAGTCGATCTACTGTCGAGAAATATCTCAGTTGTCCAAGATGTTGTGTACTTGATAAAAAATATAAAATAAAACCACCATCATTACCATTTACTCTAAATATCGCTGTAGATAATTTGTGTAAAAATGAATTTGATTATTACAGAAAAATTCAAAAGCCGCATCCTTTATTTATTGAATATGGTATTGATGCTGTTCCTTTGAAACACAAAGATTTAGAACTTTGGAGAAGTAATTTTCAAGGGATAAGATATAAGTCAATTGAACATAACTATGATTTTGGAGGAGCTGTGGATGATATTTGGCAGAAAAAAAATGGTGATCTTATTATCGTTGATGTAAAAGCAACATCTAGAAATAATTTTGATTGGTCTGAGACTTTTAATAAATATGAATATGCAAAAGCTTATAAGAGACAATTAGAAATGTATCAGTGGCTTTTTAAAAAAAACGGTTTTCAAGTAGCCAAAGAAGCTTATCTTTTATATTTCAATGGAAAGAAAAATGAAGAGTTATTTAATAACCAATTAAATTTTGACGTACATCTAATTAAATTAGATTGTTCTACTTCATGGGTAGAAAATAAGATAATTGATACGGTTAATTTATTACGTTCAGATGTTTTTCCAAAACCTTCCTTAAATTGCGAATACTGTAATTATTTAAAGAAGCGTTGGCAGTTATCGATAACTTAATACTTTCAGTATAGTTTTCTATATACCTGGAAAAATAATGAATAAAAGATAATCTTTAATAAGAATATTAATTTATACTTTTGATAAAATTGAAAAATTCTGAAAAAAAGATAACTAATCATCTTCAACAAGATGTAGTCAAAGTATCAGGTAAAACAATTTTTATTAATCCTTTTTTATATTGGCGAAGATTTGATGAAAATACTAATAGATGGCTTAGAGAACCCGGACAAATGTCAGAGGATCAAATTTCACCAAATAGGAATCGTTTTTATCCTGAAATAGAGTGGGCTGATTTAAGTAATGACCAAAAGCTGATAAAAGATGCAACTGTTGAGATGTTTTTAAAAACTCTTGAATTGATAAGTACATTTCATCCTCATCTTAGTTCTGGACAATTATTAGAAGTGGAGAGAAAAATGGCGATTATAAAAAAGATTCCTTTTGAAAAGTGGGTAACAAAATCTTTCGCCAAAAAAGCGAGATTATTAGAAAATGAAAAAAGAAAATTTCAAAGAGAAAGATTTTTTAGTAGCTGGAGGGAATGGTTTAGTCTTGTGAATACTCAACAAGCAATTTTGCCGCTAATCGTCACAATATTTATTTCTTCATTTATCGGATGGTCTCTTGGAATATCAAAAAATAGTTGTAATCCTTATTTTGAACAAAATATAGATCAATTAAATTAATTTGTTTTTGATAATTTTTAAGTATCAAAGTTAATATAATTTTTGAAAAAATAATTTTTTTATTTAAAATTACATTAGTTGGAATAATTACTTAAGAAGTATGAGTTTTATGAGTGAAAATTTGAATTCAAATGATATTGAAAATGATGAATTGAATCTTACTAATGAAGAAAGTGATTATA from Prochlorococcus marinus XMU1402 includes the following:
- a CDS encoding tetratricopeptide repeat protein, whose amino-acid sequence is MEIKNNSIGSLYSFFIGSGLVKNDLRYHRQAIEDFKKAVKINPNMFNAYTFMNISYYKLFESNKLNLNDKKEFDQNSKKIDNLLALNHSKETPEEKLLIDSAEKLKQKGRLSKGGYTEESLKECLNIYEKVLQINDTNVDVYEGMAIAKMELGDYEEAIDFYSKVISLKKDSQIAISSLVSRGKLNFNLRNFQSALDDLNRVIDSNYFFPYEYTFNLRARVKRKLGDNKGADEDHKKADRLKKYVEKSKFIKV
- the guaA gene encoding glutamine-hydrolyzing GMP synthase; this translates as MSQTSLKKERDPSILILDFGSQYSELIARRIRETNVFSLVVSNCISIEEIKNINPKGIILSGGPNSVYDQNAPKCDEKIFSLGIPILGICYGMQLIVKELGGSVISAIKKAEYGRAPIIIDQESDLLSDVEDKSIMWMSHGDSINSLPDGFNKIAHTENTLHAAISNDVKKLFGVQFHPEVIHSEFGMTVIKNFVYKISCCASDWTTETYLEETIPRIREQVGNKKVLLALSGGVDSSTLAFLLNKAIGNQLTCMFIDQGFMRKGEPEFLMSFFDKKFHIKVEYINARERFIAKLKGITDPEQKRKIIGEEFIRVFEEESSRLGPFQYLAQGTLYPDVIESAGTNIDPKTGERIAVKIKSHHNVGGLPKDLQFKLVEPLRKLFKDEVRKVGAALGLPDEIIKRHPFPGPGLAIRILGEVNNEKLDCLRDADWIVRDEIKKAGLYNDIWQAFAVLLPVKTVGVMGDKRTYSWPIVLRCVSSEDGMTADWSKIPFQILERIANRIVNEVESVNRVVYDITSKPPGTIEWE
- a CDS encoding PD-(D/E)XK nuclease family protein is translated as MSEIIKLSRSTVEKYLSCPRCCVLDKKYKIKPPSLPFTLNIAVDNLCKNEFDYYRKIQKPHPLFIEYGIDAVPLKHKDLELWRSNFQGIRYKSIEHNYDFGGAVDDIWQKKNGDLIIVDVKATSRNNFDWSETFNKYEYAKAYKRQLEMYQWLFKKNGFQVAKEAYLLYFNGKKNEELFNNQLNFDVHLIKLDCSTSWVENKIIDTVNLLRSDVFPKPSLNCEYCNYLKKRWQLSIT